In Clostridium sp. JN-1, one genomic interval encodes:
- the spoIIGA gene encoding sigma-E processing peptidase SpoIIGA, translating to MIIYLDVLILENLIVNFFLLYVTARTLKIEIKFVYIFISALIGAMYTIVLVYPSLVKLSSILFKLLVALAMVFIAFRSKKIKLNLKILSIFILYSMILAGICMFLEYNTPDYGNYFFIANFSYKKLMISLMLAYIFADRILIYVKDKKDLNKFIYSVDIVLNNSKKTIKAFLDTGNELREPATNLPVIVVEKSIFKDIDLKMYDKFYIPYRVVNGQEGMMKGIKPKYVVIYETNKYEKREAIIAFCDQKLSEFNEYNALLSRSLTF from the coding sequence TTGATTATTTACCTTGATGTTTTGATTCTTGAAAATTTAATAGTAAACTTTTTTCTACTATATGTAACCGCACGAACTTTAAAAATAGAAATTAAATTTGTATATATATTTATTTCAGCTTTAATTGGAGCAATGTACACAATTGTATTAGTTTATCCTTCTTTAGTTAAATTGTCATCTATTTTATTTAAACTTTTGGTTGCATTAGCAATGGTATTTATAGCCTTTAGGAGCAAAAAAATAAAACTAAATTTAAAAATTTTAAGTATATTTATCTTATATTCAATGATACTTGCAGGTATTTGTATGTTCTTAGAATATAATACTCCTGATTATGGAAATTACTTTTTCATTGCAAATTTTTCTTATAAAAAACTTATGATTTCACTTATGTTAGCTTATATATTTGCCGATAGAATACTAATTTATGTTAAGGATAAAAAAGATTTGAATAAATTTATATACAGCGTAGACATTGTACTAAATAATAGCAAAAAGACAATTAAAGCTTTTTTAGATACTGGAAATGAATTAAGAGAACCTGCTACAAATTTGCCTGTAATAGTAGTTGAAAAGTCAATTTTCAAGGATATTGATTTAAAGATGTATGATAAGTTTTATATACCTTATAGGGTAGTTAACGGACAAGAAGGTATGATGAAGGGGATTAAGCCCAAGTATGTAGTTATATATGAAACAAATAAGTATGAAAAAAGAGAAGCTATAATTGCATTTTGCGATCAAAAGTTAAGTGAATTTAATGAGTACAATGCACTTCTTTCGAGAAGTTTGACATTTTAG
- a CDS encoding prolyl-tRNA synthetase associated domain-containing protein produces the protein MAKIYINPTIYTAKPEDSRLSKEMAVYDLLEKLNISYSRIDHDEAASIEDCHDIEKLLGTDICKNLFLCNSQKTKFYLLMMPGDKKFKTKELSSQIQSSRLSFGPAEYMEKYLDITPGSVSVMGLMNDTEHNVELLIDEDIIKEKYLGCHPCINTSSLKIITKDIIDKFLPYTGHTPRYVQLIGE, from the coding sequence ATGGCAAAGATATATATAAATCCAACTATTTATACTGCGAAACCAGAAGATTCTAGATTATCTAAGGAGATGGCAGTTTATGACTTGTTAGAGAAGCTTAATATATCGTATAGTCGTATAGATCATGATGAAGCAGCAAGTATTGAGGATTGTCATGATATAGAAAAGCTTTTGGGCACTGATATTTGTAAAAATTTATTTCTATGCAACAGCCAAAAAACTAAATTTTACTTGCTTATGATGCCTGGAGATAAAAAATTCAAGACAAAAGAATTATCATCTCAAATTCAATCTTCACGTCTGTCGTTTGGACCAGCAGAGTATATGGAAAAATATCTTGATATTACACCAGGATCCGTGAGTGTTATGGGACTTATGAACGATACAGAACATAACGTAGAGCTTTTAATTGATGAAGATATAATAAAGGAAAAATATTTAGGATGTCATCCTTGTATTAATACTTCAAGTCTTAAGATTATTACAAAAGACATTATAGATAAGTTTCTTCCATATACAGGACATACTCCAAGGTATGTGCAGTTAATAGGAGAATAG
- the sigE gene encoding RNA polymerase sporulation sigma factor SigE, with translation MLKLKIILNRIFTKLRIFVKDIYYIGRNDALPPPLSKKEEDDLVTKLVSGEEKVRSTLIERNLRLVVYIARKFENTGVNVEDLVSVGTIGLIKAVNTFDPEKKIKLATYASRCIENEILMYLRRNSKVKAEISFYEPLNVDWDGNELLLSDILGTDNDVVYSLIEDEVDKQLLMIAMRKLSDREKEIVNLRFGLNGKTEKTQKEVADMLGISQSYISRLEKRIIKRLKKEINKML, from the coding sequence ATACTAAAATTAAAAATTATTCTTAATAGAATATTTACAAAATTAAGAATTTTCGTTAAAGATATTTACTATATAGGAAGAAATGATGCTCTGCCGCCCCCACTTAGTAAAAAAGAAGAGGATGATTTAGTTACTAAACTTGTTTCTGGAGAAGAAAAAGTTAGATCTACCCTTATAGAAAGAAATTTAAGATTAGTTGTTTACATAGCTAGAAAATTTGAAAATACAGGCGTTAATGTTGAGGATTTAGTTTCGGTAGGAACTATAGGACTTATAAAAGCTGTAAACACTTTTGATCCAGAAAAGAAAATCAAACTTGCTACATATGCTTCAAGGTGTATAGAAAACGAAATACTTATGTATTTGAGAAGAAATAGTAAGGTAAAAGCAGAAATATCATTTTATGAACCGTTAAATGTGGACTGGGATGGAAATGAATTGTTGTTATCAGATATTTTAGGTACAGATAATGATGTGGTCTACAGTTTAATTGAAGATGAAGTTGATAAACAGCTTCTGATGATAGCTATGAGAAAACTAAGTGATAGGGAAAAAGAAATTGTAAATTTGAGATTTGGTTTAAATGGCAAAACTGAAAAAACACAAAAAGAAGTAGCAGATATGCTTGGTATATCACAATCATATATTTCAAGACTTGAAAAGAGAATAATAAAAAGATTGAAGAAGGAAATAAATAAAATGTTATAG
- the sigG gene encoding RNA polymerase sporulation sigma factor SigG, with product MIINKVEICGVNTAKLPVLKEKEMKKLLIQMKNGDDNARDTFIKGNLRLVLSVIQRFNNRGENVDDLFQVGCIGLIKSIDNFDLSQNVKFSTYAVPMIIGEIKRYLRDNNSIRVSRSLRDIAYRSLQARDKLVNKNNKEPTISQIAKELEVPREEVVFALDAIQDPVSLFEPIYHDGGDAIYVMDQISDNKNADDSWLQNIAIKEAMKKLNDREKLILNLRFFDGRTQMEVADEIGISQAQVSRLEKTALRHMRKYV from the coding sequence ATGATAATTAATAAAGTTGAAATTTGTGGAGTAAACACAGCAAAGTTACCAGTTTTAAAAGAAAAAGAGATGAAGAAACTTTTAATTCAAATGAAAAATGGAGATGATAATGCCAGGGATACTTTTATTAAAGGAAACTTAAGATTAGTACTTAGTGTTATTCAAAGGTTTAACAATAGGGGAGAAAATGTAGATGACTTATTTCAAGTTGGATGTATAGGACTTATAAAGTCTATAGATAACTTCGATTTAAGCCAAAATGTTAAATTTTCCACTTATGCTGTACCAATGATAATAGGAGAGATAAAAAGATATCTAAGGGATAACAACTCAATAAGAGTAAGCAGATCATTAAGGGATATTGCTTACAGATCCCTGCAAGCTAGAGATAAGTTAGTAAATAAAAATAACAAGGAGCCAACTATATCACAGATAGCTAAAGAACTTGAAGTTCCAAGAGAGGAAGTGGTTTTTGCATTAGATGCTATTCAAGATCCAGTATCGCTATTTGAACCCATATATCATGACGGTGGAGATGCAATATATGTGATGGATCAAATAAGTGATAATAAAAATGCTGATGATAGCTGGCTGCAAAACATAGCAATTAAAGAAGCAATGAAAAAATTAAATGATAGAGAAAAACTAATATTAAATTTGAGGTTTTTCGATGGTAGAACACAAATGGAAGTTGCAGATGAAATAGGAATATCCCAGGCACAAGTTTCCAGACTTGAAAAAACAGCTTTAAGACATATGAGGAAGTATGTGTAA
- a CDS encoding cation diffusion facilitator family transporter has translation MEENYKNLKIAERGAQLGLIVYIVLTIFKLTVGYFSKSEALIADGFNNSTDIIASISIIIGLKISRKPADEDHAYGHLRAETIASLIASLIMIAVSLEVIYSGIHSVIFFKKKAPDMIAAIVAIICALAIYIVYRYNMKVSIKVRSSALKAAAKDNLSDAFVGIGTALGIIASQFGFPWIDPLAAIVVGILIFKTGFSIFKEASHNLTDGFDKNELDGIISKIKKVRGVNKIKDIKARVHGNSILLDVIISVDPNLTVIKSHKITEEIETMLAKEFKIKYAIVHVEPDLNL, from the coding sequence ATGGAGGAAAATTATAAAAATCTTAAAATTGCTGAAAGAGGAGCACAATTAGGTCTTATAGTCTACATTGTTTTAACTATATTTAAATTGACAGTTGGTTATTTTTCAAAATCAGAAGCACTTATTGCAGATGGATTTAATAATTCAACAGATATAATTGCATCTATATCCATTATAATAGGGCTTAAAATATCTAGAAAACCTGCTGATGAAGATCATGCTTATGGACACTTAAGGGCAGAGACAATAGCTTCCTTAATTGCATCTTTGATAATGATAGCTGTTAGCCTTGAGGTTATCTACAGCGGAATTCATTCAGTAATATTTTTTAAGAAAAAAGCTCCAGATATGATAGCAGCAATAGTTGCTATTATTTGTGCATTAGCTATATATATTGTATACCGTTATAATATGAAAGTTTCAATTAAAGTTAGAAGTTCTGCTTTAAAAGCAGCGGCTAAAGATAATCTCTCGGATGCATTTGTAGGTATAGGTACTGCTCTTGGAATTATAGCTTCACAATTTGGGTTTCCATGGATAGATCCACTTGCAGCAATAGTTGTAGGAATATTAATATTTAAAACAGGCTTTAGTATTTTTAAAGAAGCTTCTCATAATTTAACTGATGGTTTTGACAAAAATGAATTAGATGGTATAATTTCAAAAATAAAAAAAGTTAGAGGTGTAAATAAAATAAAAGATATTAAGGCAAGAGTTCATGGAAATAGTATTTTACTTGATGTTATCATATCTGTTGATCCCAACTTAACTGTAATCAAAAGTCATAAAATTACAGAGGAAATAGAAACAATGTTAGCCAAAGAATTTAAAATAAAATATGCAATAGTTCATGTTGAACCTGATTTAAATTTATAA
- a CDS encoding peptidylprolyl isomerase, with translation MKNPIVTIKMEDEKLIKIELYPDAAPNTVNNFISLVKKGFYNGTIFHRVIPGFMIQGGDPEGTGMGGPGYSIKGEFSSNGFENNLRHEKGVISMARTMDPDSAGSQFFIMADDAAHLDGQYAAFGKVIEGIEEVDKIVSQKRDYNDKPYEDQNMKSVTVETFGEGYEEPQKNS, from the coding sequence ATGAAAAATCCTATAGTTACAATTAAAATGGAAGATGAAAAGTTGATAAAAATAGAACTTTATCCAGATGCTGCACCAAATACGGTAAATAATTTTATATCATTAGTTAAAAAAGGTTTTTATAATGGTACAATTTTTCATAGGGTTATACCAGGATTTATGATTCAAGGAGGAGATCCTGAAGGTACAGGAATGGGAGGACCAGGTTATTCAATTAAAGGTGAATTTTCATCAAATGGCTTTGAAAACAATTTAAGACATGAAAAAGGAGTAATTTCCATGGCTAGAACAATGGATCCTGATTCTGCTGGATCACAATTCTTTATAATGGCAGATGACGCAGCTCACCTTGATGGACAATATGCTGCTTTTGGAAAGGTTATAGAGGGAATTGAAGAAGTAGATAAAATAGTGTCACAAAAAAGAGATTATAATGATAAACCTTATGAAGATCAAAATATGAAGAGTGTAACTGTAGAAACTTTTGGTGAAGGGTATGAAGAACCACAAAAAAATAGTTGA
- a CDS encoding SDR family oxidoreductase — protein MNFPTSFPKQHQNRHPGFEYEMNPAPIYDDPVYNKKGDLLKGKSAIITGGDSGIGRAISAAYANQGADIAIVYLNEHRDAEETKKIVEGKGARCILIPGDISDVNFCNSVMQKTIDAYGKIDILVNNAAVQYECKDLKQLKDDQFDRTFKVNAYGTFYMTRAAMQHLKSGASIINTASIVAFRGSPDLVDYSMTKGAVVAFTRSLSTALANAKTGIRVNAVAPGATWTPLVPSCFNEEETSKFGMDTPIGRAGQPVECSGAYVFLASENASCITGQTIHVNGGEIVNA, from the coding sequence ATGAATTTTCCAACATCTTTTCCCAAACAACATCAAAATAGGCATCCAGGATTTGAATATGAGATGAATCCAGCGCCAATATATGATGATCCTGTTTATAATAAGAAGGGCGACCTTTTAAAAGGAAAGAGTGCAATAATTACAGGAGGTGACAGCGGTATAGGTAGAGCCATCTCTGCGGCATATGCAAATCAGGGTGCTGACATAGCAATTGTATATTTAAATGAACATAGAGATGCTGAAGAAACTAAAAAAATTGTGGAAGGCAAAGGTGCAAGATGCATCCTTATACCAGGAGACATAAGTGATGTAAATTTTTGCAATAGTGTTATGCAAAAAACTATTGATGCATATGGAAAGATAGATATACTAGTTAACAATGCTGCAGTTCAGTATGAATGTAAAGATTTGAAACAACTTAAAGATGACCAATTTGATAGAACTTTTAAAGTTAATGCATATGGGACATTTTATATGACTAGGGCTGCAATGCAGCATTTAAAGAGTGGAGCAAGTATAATAAATACAGCTTCAATAGTTGCTTTTAGGGGCAGTCCTGATTTGGTAGATTATTCAATGACAAAAGGTGCTGTAGTAGCCTTTACAAGATCACTATCTACTGCACTTGCAAATGCTAAAACAGGTATAAGGGTAAATGCAGTTGCACCAGGAGCAACATGGACACCGTTAGTACCATCCTGCTTTAATGAAGAAGAAACTTCGAAGTTTGGAATGGACACTCCTATAGGAAGGGCAGGTCAACCTGTAGAATGTTCAGGAGCTTATGTATTTTTAGCTTCAGAAAATGCATCTTGTATTACAGGGCAAACTATACATGTAAATGGTGGAGAAATAGTAAATGCATAG
- a CDS encoding nitroreductase family protein, with protein sequence MTDYFNLIKQRESCRNYTDKTVEKEKLISCIEAARIAPSACNGQPWRFIVVNNREISSKVAKCIQDVVMNKFTEKCPAFIIVLQEKTDIKARIGGSIKNQDYASVDIGIAVCQLCLAATEQGLSTCIMGWFNEKKLKELLSIPNSKRIRLVISIGYSADKNIRNKVRKSIDEIAKFID encoded by the coding sequence ATGACCGATTATTTTAATTTGATAAAGCAGCGTGAAAGCTGTAGAAATTATACAGATAAAACTGTAGAAAAAGAAAAATTGATTTCATGTATAGAAGCAGCTAGAATTGCCCCTTCTGCTTGTAATGGTCAACCTTGGAGATTCATAGTTGTAAACAACAGAGAAATTTCATCAAAAGTTGCAAAATGCATTCAAGACGTCGTTATGAACAAGTTTACAGAAAAATGTCCAGCATTTATCATTGTGCTTCAAGAAAAAACTGATATAAAAGCTAGAATTGGTGGTTCAATTAAAAATCAAGACTATGCATCAGTTGATATAGGTATCGCAGTTTGTCAATTATGCCTAGCAGCTACAGAGCAGGGATTATCAACTTGTATCATGGGATGGTTCAATGAAAAAAAGCTTAAAGAATTACTCAGTATACCAAATTCAAAGAGAATTAGACTTGTAATAAGTATTGGATACTCTGCTGATAAAAATATACGTAATAAAGTACGTAAAAGTATTGATGAAATTGCAAAATTTATAGACTAA